The genomic DNA TTTTGTCCGGCCCCACGTTCGTGAGGTCGAGCGGGTTCGGGATTGGGTCGGCTCCGCGGGCGGCGGCGGCAGCCACGAGCCCGGCGCCGACGAACCCGCTCGTTTGCAGGAACTCCCGGCGGTCCCGGCCCGCGTCGTCCGCCGCGTGAGAAGTCTCTTTCATGGGAACGATCCTGGTTCGGGATGGGTTACGGGCTGCCGGCTTCGCGGTTGAACATCTCTTTGACTTCCTTTTGCGTGTTGTCGAGCGGGAAGTCGTGGACGATGCGGGCTTCCGGGTTGTCGTACCGGAGCGAGACCTTGTACGTCTCGAACCGCCCGTCGCCGGCGACCTCGGCCACCTTGTCGCGGACCGCCTTCATCTGTTCCTCGCCCCACGGCTTGAACCCGCGGGCGATCGCCAAGTTCTTGCGGAGGACGGCCACCGAGTCCATGCCGGAAATGACCGTCGTGGTGGGCAGGCTGAGAGCGTACCGCAAGCACTCTTCCGCCGTAACGAGTCCCTTCTTCACCACGTCCCCGGTGCCGCCGACGCTCTTCATCCCGAGGACGGCCATGCCGCGCTTCTTCGCCTCCGGCACGACCAGGTTTTGGAAGCTGCGGAAGTTCGCGTCGAGCGGGTTGAGTGGCATCTGGACGGAATCGAACGGGTAGCCGCGGCGGATCATGTCGAGGTGAATCCGCGGGTCCTTGTGCCCGGTGAACCCGACGTACCGGACCTTCCCGCTCTTCTTGGCCTTGTCGAACGCTTCGAGGACGCCGCCCTTGGCGTAGGCGAGTTCGGGGTCGTTGTCGAAGGTGACGCCGTGGATCTGCCAGAGGTCGAGGTGGTCGGTGCCCAGCCGCCGCAGAGACTCTTCGAGCATGGTCAGTGCGAGATCGGCGCCGCGGCCGTGGGTGCAAACCTTGGTCATCAAAAAGACTTTATCCCGCTTCCCGACGAGCCCGCGACCGAGCCAGTTCTCGGACCGGCCGTTGTAGTATTCCCAGCAGTTGTCGAAGAAGTTGACCCCGGCGTCGATCGCCTCGTGAACGAGTTGAATCGCCTCCTCGACGGTCTTGCAATCACCCAGGTGGTGTCCGCCGACGCCGAGGACGGAAACCTGATCCTTGGCCCGACCGAACGGTCGGCGCGGAATGGCGTCGTCGGTCGGCGGTTGCGGCTCGTCGTCGGTCGG from Fimbriiglobus ruber includes the following:
- a CDS encoding aldo/keto reductase, encoding MIRTHRPTDDEPQPPTDDAIPRRPFGRAKDQVSVLGVGGHHLGDCKTVEEAIQLVHEAIDAGVNFFDNCWEYYNGRSENWLGRGLVGKRDKVFLMTKVCTHGRGADLALTMLEESLRRLGTDHLDLWQIHGVTFDNDPELAYAKGGVLEAFDKAKKSGKVRYVGFTGHKDPRIHLDMIRRGYPFDSVQMPLNPLDANFRSFQNLVVPEAKKRGMAVLGMKSVGGTGDVVKKGLVTAEECLRYALSLPTTTVISGMDSVAVLRKNLAIARGFKPWGEEQMKAVRDKVAEVAGDGRFETYKVSLRYDNPEARIVHDFPLDNTQKEVKEMFNREAGSP